In a single window of the Clostridiales bacterium genome:
- the cadA gene encoding cadmium-translocating P-type ATPase yields the protein MKKIFSVSGMTCAACAAHVEKAVRKLGVQNVEVNLLMNRMTVDTDITDGDIIRAVEAAGYGAVRYDGGKGETVKSEAQKPVDYAKTLLIRFLSSLVFLIPLMYFSMGHMASFPMGALDPHINPSSFALIQLVLTTPVLVINGKFFINGCKAVLHRAPNMDTLVALGSGAAYIYGIVQLFIINAGVASGDMHGASMNAMSLFFEGAATILTLVTLGKFLEAKSKGKTRSEVDKLLRLRPQTATVVRDGAEISVAVEDIRVGDRVIVLPGEYVPCDGVVEVGSTTLDKSAITGESLPDEATVGSRVTSAVLNLTGRVELTAEKVGADTTLSKIIELIENAGGSKAPIQKIADRVAAVFVPTVCAIALVTLIVWLIIGSAAQAFTMAISVLVISCPCALGLATPVAVMAGTGRAAAYGVLVKNAEVLQALQSVEVFALDKTATITEGKPRVVGIKTFGLTEDEVLSIAAALEKTSTHPLAQAIIDATHDRNLVSPDATDGEYRIGYGVIAKSDGTEYALGSARLMAEFGVKCDEDDAQTVFLCKRGELLGAITVADEIKPSSARAIEMLKSCGARVAMLTGDNAAQAHRIAEKVGITEVYCNVLPSDKLDIIKSLKSGGGRVAMVGDGINDAPALKEADVGIAIGSGTDVAIEAADVVLVKSDLMDVPRAMAVSHASLRNIKQNLFWAFIYNVLGIPLAAGVLFGVGVTLNPMIASAAMAFSSVFVVCNALRLTVMKFDDSRLSRKLKGVGKRKNKNRTDEKELSITEIGGNNMETVLKVKGMMCMHCVGHVKSALEKVEGVTSVDVSLEKGEATVHSANVNIDAAIKAVVDAGYECSIN from the coding sequence ATGAAGAAGATTTTTTCGGTTAGCGGAATGACTTGCGCGGCGTGTGCGGCGCACGTTGAAAAGGCGGTAAGGAAGCTCGGCGTACAAAACGTCGAGGTCAATTTGCTCATGAACCGCATGACCGTCGATACCGATATAACGGACGGCGATATCATTCGCGCCGTCGAGGCGGCCGGGTACGGCGCGGTGCGCTACGACGGAGGGAAAGGTGAAACCGTAAAGAGCGAAGCTCAAAAGCCCGTCGACTATGCTAAAACGCTGCTTATAAGGTTTTTAAGCTCGTTGGTTTTCCTTATTCCGCTCATGTACTTTTCCATGGGGCACATGGCAAGCTTTCCTATGGGCGCGCTCGATCCGCACATAAACCCGTCGTCGTTCGCGCTTATTCAGCTTGTGCTTACGACCCCCGTTCTTGTAATAAACGGAAAATTCTTTATAAACGGTTGTAAAGCGGTTTTGCACCGTGCGCCGAACATGGATACGCTGGTTGCGCTCGGCAGCGGTGCGGCGTATATTTACGGAATAGTCCAACTCTTTATAATCAATGCGGGTGTTGCTTCGGGCGATATGCACGGCGCATCGATGAACGCAATGAGCCTGTTCTTCGAGGGCGCGGCAACTATACTTACGCTCGTAACTCTCGGAAAGTTCCTCGAAGCAAAGTCAAAAGGCAAAACTCGGTCGGAAGTGGATAAGCTGTTGCGGCTCCGTCCGCAGACGGCGACGGTCGTTCGCGACGGCGCGGAAATATCTGTCGCGGTCGAGGACATACGCGTAGGCGACAGGGTGATAGTATTGCCCGGTGAGTACGTGCCGTGCGACGGCGTTGTCGAGGTCGGCTCGACCACGCTCGATAAGTCTGCAATAACGGGCGAGTCGTTGCCCGATGAAGCGACGGTGGGAAGCCGCGTGACGTCCGCCGTGCTCAACCTCACCGGCAGGGTAGAGCTTACCGCCGAAAAGGTGGGTGCGGACACCACGCTCAGCAAGATAATCGAGCTTATAGAAAACGCAGGCGGTTCGAAAGCGCCCATACAGAAGATAGCCGACAGGGTGGCGGCGGTGTTCGTGCCGACGGTGTGCGCGATCGCGCTCGTGACCCTTATCGTGTGGCTGATTATAGGCAGTGCGGCGCAGGCGTTCACCATGGCGATATCTGTACTCGTCATATCCTGTCCGTGTGCGTTAGGGCTCGCAACGCCAGTCGCCGTCATGGCGGGAACGGGCAGAGCGGCGGCGTACGGCGTGCTTGTAAAGAACGCCGAGGTACTGCAAGCGCTCCAAAGCGTAGAGGTGTTCGCGCTCGATAAAACGGCAACGATAACCGAGGGCAAGCCGCGCGTGGTCGGTATAAAAACGTTCGGTCTTACCGAGGACGAGGTTTTAAGCATTGCCGCCGCGCTGGAAAAAACAAGCACGCACCCGCTTGCGCAAGCGATAATCGACGCGACGCACGATAGGAACTTGGTATCACCCGACGCGACTGACGGCGAGTACCGTATAGGCTACGGTGTGATCGCTAAGTCGGACGGCACAGAGTATGCGCTCGGCTCGGCTCGGCTCATGGCGGAGTTCGGGGTGAAATGTGACGAGGACGATGCGCAAACCGTATTTCTTTGCAAACGCGGCGAGCTGCTCGGCGCGATAACGGTCGCTGATGAGATCAAGCCGTCGAGCGCCCGCGCTATCGAAATGCTCAAAAGCTGCGGCGCGCGCGTGGCGATGCTTACGGGCGACAACGCGGCGCAAGCCCACCGTATAGCCGAGAAGGTCGGTATAACCGAAGTGTACTGCAACGTTCTGCCGAGCGACAAGCTCGATATCATTAAGTCGCTCAAATCGGGCGGCGGCAGGGTCGCAATGGTCGGCGACGGCATAAACGACGCGCCCGCGCTCAAAGAAGCGGACGTCGGCATAGCGATAGGCTCGGGTACGGACGTCGCTATCGAGGCGGCGGACGTGGTGCTTGTTAAGAGCGATCTTATGGACGTGCCGCGCGCCATGGCGGTGTCGCACGCGAGCCTTAGGAATATCAAGCAAAACTTGTTTTGGGCGTTTATATATAATGTTCTCGGCATACCGCTCGCGGCGGGCGTGCTGTTCGGCGTAGGCGTTACGCTCAATCCCATGATAGCCTCGGCGGCAATGGCGTTCTCGTCGGTATTCGTCGTTTGCAACGCATTGCGGCTGACTGTTATGAAGTTCGACGATTCGCGGCTATCCCGCAAGCTCAAAGGTGTGGGCAAGCGCAAAAATAAAAATCGCACAGACGAAAAAGAGTTATCAATAACCGAAATCGGAGGTAATAATATGGAAACGGTTCTTAAAGTCAAAGGCATGATGTGTATGCACTGTGTCGGTCACGTAAAGTCGGCGCTCGAAAAAGTGGAGGGAGTGACCTCTGTCGACGTCAGTCTCGAAAAAGGCGAGGCGACCGTTCACAGCGCAAACGTAAATATCGATGCGGCAATCAAAGCGGTCGTTGACGCAGGGTATGAGTGCAGTATTAATTAG